A stretch of DNA from Lycium ferocissimum isolate CSIRO_LF1 unplaced genomic scaffold, AGI_CSIRO_Lferr_CH_V1 ctg10094, whole genome shotgun sequence:
aattttaaaccGAAAATGACTAGGTGACCTTCTGGATATTGGCTACTCCAAAGCTACAGTAGTAAATTTTTCTTTGCTTTCTGCTATATATAACTCAGTATTATTGAATGGAGGAGCAGAGCAAAAATTTCTTGCTTTCTTCTCTACTaacttaatttttataattttagtgCAGAAATGGGTTATCAAAAACTTGCATTGTTTATGCTATATACAGCCTTTCTCTGTCAACTTGTTTCCTCTTCATCCTTACCTCATTTGTTCCCCAATGATCAAGCCCTTGCTCTTCTTCAATTCAAGCACATGTTTACTATAAATCCTATAATTCTTATTGTGGTCCTCCTTCTGATCCACCAACACTATCATGGAACAAGAGCTAATCATTGTTCTTACTTGTGATTGAGCTTAACTTCTTATCTTCAAGGCAAGTTTGACTATCATGGAACATTTGTCTCGTAATAATTTTTCCGGGTCGCTCAAGCAAGATTCGGGGGAGGTAATTAGACACGACATGGCATGGAGTTCcgtgaggacatgaccttagataggagtgGTTTGGAGGACCCAAAtggggtagaaggctagtagatagtccCGTTACCCGAGTAATCGCGATCGCAATATAATTTCTTATGCTCCAATTTATGCTATTACTTCAAGGCaagtttgattattttattttaattgcttTTACATGtcgctttgaatttcttagcATTAGCCTCTATTCTTTCTCCTACTCTCCAATCTCAAAATGCTTGATTTGTCTTTTAATAtctttgggttgttgttgttgttgttgttgttgttgctcatTTCGCCTAAATTTGGTGAGTTTTCTAGTTTGACACATCTTGATTTGTTGGATTCAGGTTTTTCTGGTCAAATCCCTTCTAAAATCTCTCATCTTTCAAAATTACACGTTCTTCGTATAGAGAGTAATGATCCATATGGGCTTAGATTAGGACCTCAAAATTTTGAACTGCTCCTTAAGAACTTGACCAATTAAGAGAGCTTAACCTTAGGTATGTGAACGTCTCTTCCACCATTCCtctaaatttctcttcttttttaacAACTTTATTTCTTATAGACACACAGTTATTTGGTGTATTGCCCGAAAGAGTTTTCCACCTTTGCAGCTTGAAAGCTCTTGTTTTAACATACAATACCCAGCTCACTGTTGGGTTTCCCACAACCAAATGGAATAGCAGTGCATCTCTCATGGGGTTAGGTCTCGGTGGTGTGAATTTTACTGGTAGGATACCTGAATCATTTAGCTATCTAACTTCACTGCAAATATTGGACATGAGTTTTTCCAATCTCACAGGGCCCTTTCCTAAACCTATATGGAATCTCACCAGCATAAAGTTCTTAGATCTTGGGGGAAACAACTTGAATGGCCAAATTGAGTGCTTATCTTGTAATCAAAGCTGGACACAACTTGAATATCTAGATTTTTCATCCAATTCCCTAACTGGCCTAATACCTTCTTGTATATTCTCCCTTCCTTCACTAACTAATTTAGATTTGAGCAATAACAATTTCACTGGCAAAATTCAGGATTTCAAGTCCAAAACATTGGAAATAGTTGTTCTAAAACACAATCAGCTGCAAGGTCCTATTCCAAAGTCACTCCTAAACCTCCAGAGCCTAGAATATCTTCTCCTTTCTCAAAATAATCTCAGCGGACAGATTGATTCAACTATCTGCAATCTGAAAACAGTGAAAGTGCTAGATTTGGGAAGTAATAATTTGGAGGGATCAATCCCCCAATGTTTGGGTGAGATGAGTGAGCTTTGGGTTTTGGATTTGAGCAACAATAGTCTTAGTGGAACAATTAATACAACTTTTAGAATTGGAAGCCAACTCAACACCATTAAATTGGACAGGAATAAGTTACAGGGGAAAGTCCCACCATCTTTGATCAATTGCACAGATTTGGAACTTCTTGATTTAGGTAACAATGAGTTGATTGACACATTTCCAAAATGGTTGGGAGCCCTACCTTCTTTGAAAGTTTTAATTTTGAGAACAAATAAGTTGCAAGGCCCTGTAAAAGattcaagaaatgaaaaattatttgcTCAACTTCGAGTCATAGATCTCTCTTCCAATGGATTTAGCGGTAATTTACCCCTAAATCTTTTTGAGAATTTTGAAGCTATGAAATTAATTGATGAGAAAAACGGAACCCCAAGATATGTAGGAGATAGAAATATTTACTACGAGTGTTCTTTGATGATTACAACAAAGGGATTGTATCTTGAATTTGTTCGAGTTTTGACTACAAATATAGTTATCAATCTCTCGAGGAATAAATTTGAAGGTCATATTCCAAGCATTATTGGAAATTTCTTTGGGCTTCGTACGTTGAACTTATCTAATAATGGCTTGGAAGGTGTTATACCAACATCACTGCAACATTTATCTGTACTTGAATCATTGGATCTCTCATTCAACAAAATTGACGGAGAAATTCCGCAACAGCTTGCATCTCTCACATCACTTGAAGTCTTAAATCTCTCTAATAATCATCTTGTTGGATGCATCCCCAAAGGAAATCAATTTGCTACTTTTGAGAATAGTTCATACCAAGGAAATGATGGGTTACGTGGATTTCCACTCTCAAAATCTTGTGGCGTTGATGATGAGGTACCACATGGGACAACTTTAGTTGAGCTAGATCAAGGAGAAGAAGGAGATTCACCAATGATCAGTTGGCAGGCGGTTCTCATGGGTTACGGTTGTGGTCTAATTATTGGACTATCTGTAATATACATAATGTTGTCAACTCAAAATCCAGCATGGTTTTCGAGGATGGTTGAAGAATTGGAACACAAAATTATTAGTAGAATGAAAAAACACAAGAAAAGATATTAGTGTGTAACCTCCAGGTATTCAACTTGATCTTTATCTTTCAAAagattattatatatatatcaatgtatTTTCTACCTCCTTCATCCTTAAAGCTCTTAATTAACTTTAATTCTTCATTTTTGAAAATTGCAGGATTCAAGTCTAATATGTTGCTGGTGATACAAATATAAGCCTTTATCTTCATAGGCCATGGCAAGTTAATTGAGGAGTATAAATCTTTGATACAAAGACCTCCTTGCGTCAGGCTGGACTGCTATTGGGATGATGATGTGGGCATTAGTGCTATGCTTGGCagatccaggattttcactgAGGGGGTTCGAAAAACAAAAATGTAGTGCCTGAgatttgaacttggaaccttAAGGTGAATTTGAACACTCTAAACCACTTTACTAacctcttttcttgtttttaaggtgtttaaaatctatatatggacattaaaaaatgaaaatataccttACATATAtggtgtaattttttgccgaaggTGTTTAACTAATTATGCACCAATTGCTTAGTGGAACAAGGAAAACTTCAAACGGGGAACTAATATTTTTGGGGAATCAGATGCGCTGTCCTCCATTAATCAATTAGTGGTCGAGAAATTTAGCTTACATATCTTAAACTTGAACCAGATGAATTATTTGGGGTTTACTTTGATGTGTAATGGGATTGACCTATTTAGAGTATTTTAGCTTTAGGAATTTATTATTGATGAACTACAATcatgataaaaaaatattgacTGAGTGAAGAAGAACAATATAATATTGAATATGCGTTCAAAATGTGTATAGAAATGACTATATTGAAACCAAAACTAAAATGTTGAGCTGATATGTTTAatatttccttttcctttctttctgtTGGGGTACATTAATTGACCCAGGTAATGTGCAAGTCAAGTATATTTGTGTTCTTTTGTCTGAGTAATTTATGTTATTTGTGTTTTTGCTTTCTCATGCATACTTTATTAGGAATGATGGTGCTTTTCATTGTCTCTATGCGTGATTTGGTGTTAGatttaagaaaagaatgaaacagAACTTCCTTATGAAAAAAATTCTAACCAATATAGCTGTTTGAGCTTAGCATTAATGAAGTAAGAGTATCAATAGTCTGAATATAGAAGTTCTGAAATGAAACTAAGATGATGTTAGACATATAGAACGTTGTATTTTTGGACATTTTGTTATTAATGATTCAAGCGGTACCTCATCTTCCTTTCAATATCATAAGAGATTCATCTTCCCCTTTTGGAAGAGGTTTTAAAGTATCATTTTTGTTCTCGATAGACCCACTGTGCTATTGGGTGAACAATTGCCAGGCTTCTACATTCTTCTCATTCTTGGTAATTGATCTAATTAGACAAATTCTTCAGATAAGTAAGAGCTTGAAAATTACAAAGCATTAGATACCCACTATTGTTAATCTACTTGAGGACAACCTTCTATAACTAAAATTGGATAGTCATACAGCAATTACTATTTGTTCGTCTTACAGTACATTTGCTAAAGTGAGTAAAATGCATACTTCAGACAAATCAACCATATTGATGGGATCCTCTGTGCCTACTTTGGGTAACAAGCTAACAAGGTGGAGCCAATTGTTGTATCTATGAATTTCTCTTCATCAAAGGTAATCTAGGTTTTCAAAGATATCTTGTAATGACAAGCTAATAATTCTTGCTGATATGTCCACGGAACTGATAGGTCTATTTCTCTTCATCAAAGGTAATCTAGGTTTTCAAAGATATCTTGTAATGACAAGCTAATAATTCTTGCTGATATGTCACGGAACTGATAGGTCTATTTTTCTGGACTTCGATTTGATAGTAATGACGACCAATAAGTTAGTCGACCACTTGGCAGGCTCATGAAGCAGAGGTTGTCTTGCACCTTGTTGTTCCTTTGGAATCATTCAACAAACTTGAGCTTTGATTTGCCAGTgcccagtttttttttttgtaacgcTACATGAGATTAGTGAAGTAATAACAGGTCTAAAAATGTAGAAGAAGATGAACTCCAATTTATGATGCTTTCTTCTGCCTTATGAGAGAATTCCATGTTCTTCATCAAGCAATTGATGGCACTGCATCAAtaatattatgttatttttgagATTGGTTATCCACAATGTGTGTTACCTTACTGCTTCTAAATCATTCGACCCAACACTACCTGAAAGTTGCttatgctgttgttgttgttattacaCAGGGCTGTTATTCTGGAGTAAAAGGCTCAACTATATATGAGGATGATCCTTCTCTCAAGATTTCAATATGGATGAGCAgacttgaaattttgaaaattaggaaGAGCTATTCAGTGGTTCTCTCTATAATCCGAATCAGCTATTCAAGAATTACTACATTGAGTTTCTGATTCCAGCTGCCACGATGCCAATCCAGTCGAGAATTCTTACAATTAACATTATTGTTCCTGCATCTCTTGGAATCCATGCAAGCTTATTGAAAGATAAGGCATACTGGAAAAAAGGTTCCAAGGTTATACAATCAGTTTGGAATGTGCTTTAGTCATGTTAAAAACTTCTGGCCCTATTTTTCAAGGAGTGTGTTTTAGTCCTATTGGTAATTTTTATGCAAGGAGAAAATATAGAGAACTTTTAATACTTTTTATCTTtagttttattttgtataatgttgATCTGAGATGAATTCAAATGGTTATCTGACTATGCAGTTCTCCAGAGGTGGGAAGAATGTAGTGTGCGAAGATTACCTTGACAATATGGTTGGTAGTTCTCTCTCTTTTGTGTTTTATTCCGTTTATCTTAGTATCAATTTAAATTGCAGGAGCTTTGTTTTGCAAATACTAGTTATCACTTTTATTTCAAAGAACTATGTATTAATCATCATGAAGGCATCATATTTAGAACTTTCCTTCTCATTAGTCCCTTGCAGGCTGTGGAATTATATTGTCTATAGAAACAAAATACTCCTTCCGATGATCGAAAAGAAAGTATGCAGGAGCCATCCTCCCAGGAATTAGAATGAGTCAAGAGGAACTATTTGTCTTTTACCTAACAGAATTGTTTCATGACAATGAAAAATAGAACCAAGAATGGCTCTTTTCAATGAAAAATAGAACCAAGAATGGCTCTTTAGTTTAGTTTGCCAAAGACCATACTTCTGATATGTTTTATGGTTTGTCATATGTCTGATATGTTTTTTGATTTGGCAATGTCCATATGATAAATGGTTCTGTTCTTTGTCTGCTAAGGAGCTTGCTACTGGAGTCTTAGAATGGGAGTGCGTGATAAAGCGACCATGCCCAATATTTTGACTTATTGAACTTATTGAACTTTGTTGCATTGATTTCTTGAGGGACAATTTATCCTTTATGAACTAAGATCTAGTTGACTCTGATGTCTTCCTCTGCTTAATGCATTACCGGGAAATTTATGTCCAGAAAACTAATTCAGTTTTGCAGAACCTTCTTCAGATTGTGTTTTCTGATGCATGGTGGATAGGGTGGGGATGATTTGGTAGACAATATAAGAGTATACTAAAGTTGCTGATCGTTGTCCCGAAACTTCTTAGGAAGAAGAGAAAAGTGGATTTATGGATCATTCAACAAAAAATTGTAGTCTCCTGAACATGAACCAGAAAGTCAAAATGATTGGAAACATCTGTGTAAGTATTTCTTAtataatttttagttttttgccaaactttttcaaaaaagCCATTAGAGTGAGTCCCTCAAAGTCCTGTCACTGTTCTCTGGGCTTGTTCTGTTGTTCATCTCCTTTCACCTGCTATCTCCCAGTTCTATATATAGTTTATGGATTGAAAAATCTCTGGTGCAGGCAGTGACATTCTTTGTGATGATCTCTGGTGCAGGCAGTGACATTACTGTAGTACAAGGTCATGTTGCTGAAAATATTACTGCCGCTGCTGAATCTGCTTCCTACCACATGTATCAATCTTGGAATTGAGTTCAAAGCCTTAccgaaagaagaaaaaaataagtgaCATCTCAACTTCGCTTTTTATAACAAACTAAATAGATACGGTGAATACCTTTTGTTTCCAATTACTTTTTTGATGATATTGAATAATTTGATTTATTGCTGACATGTTTTGTAGATACCAAGGcttaaaaagaataagaaaataaaaacaatggTTGTGTTGCTCTTATTCATCTATTAGAGATTAAAATTGTTGTGGCAAAATTAGAGGTCTTATTCTTCTTTTCAcagtatatatttttgtaatatATAATGCCATTCTGATGATGAAAGAAATATCAAGGACAGTTACGACTTATATATTTTGCATAAAGTTTTATGTCCCGATTccaaaagataattaaaaaaaaaaaatctatgtgAAAAGATATACtcttaatattttttatgaCCGCGCGAAGGCGTAGGTAAATTTACTAGTTATGTTAAAACTGGTAAATTTAACCGCGCTTCGCGTTATTGTAAATGATATTTTATCtaacaaatataaaaattataaatacagtataccccaaaaaaaataaaaaaaaatacaaaacacTTTGTTATCATAGATGAGTAAAGTGAAGATATAGATGTACATGCATGCAGCTTAAAGCATTTAATTTGTTCCTaccaaagaaaagagaatgaaatttaatatctaaattttatgtaattttttaatttaattaagaaTACTTTGAGGAGTATAAAGAGatgaaaaggtaaaattaaagTTAAGAATTGTAAATATCATCTCACAACTACTAATTACTatacaaattaaaatattaaaattattattaattgtAAACTTGAGaagataaaattttatataaatgaaCTTAAAAATTTTGTTTACCAACGAAAGATTTCGATAGACTATAAAATtgggggcaattcgcagaattgcccttctttgggggtggtctttaaattttgcccctcatatttgaaatgtttaaattttgccttggCTAACACCATGGAGTTCCTGTGTTCGAACCACcgaaataaaaattttaaaaaaaattcgcaaggcggtttaaatttcgctatgccgccaacggcatacacttgtgaaggaattaccaaagttatgtcggaccaAGATATTTTATGCCTGTGgcgagacttggcataagtatgcggttaaagataactttgataattccttcacaaagttatgctgATCCgaagataaaagtttgcccattaaaagtataaatgcccaccgcataactttgtgaaggaattatcaaagttatccggGTCCTAACGAAATAAATATTTGAGTGATAAATCATAGCATGTTTTGTTACCGGTTATCCCGGAAAAGtggttcaaaatattcatcattCTTGTGGAAGGCTTGCTAGGTGTATCACGTGGAGGACCTAAAGTTTCTGACATTGTGGATAGCATTCAGGTGCTTGACTGACCATCTATAGCTAGCTTACTTACACCAAAATTATTGTGCTGGCTTTAT
This window harbors:
- the LOC132041392 gene encoding receptor-like protein Cf-9 homolog; the protein is MGLGLGGVNFTGRIPESFSYLTSLQILDMSFSNLTGPFPKPIWNLTSIKFLDLGGNNLNGQIECLSCNQSWTQLEYLDFSSNSLTGLIPSCIFSLPSLTNLDLSNNNFTGKIQDFKSKTLEIVVLKHNQLQGPIPKSLLNLQSLEYLLLSQNNLSGQIDSTICNLKTVKVLDLGSNNLEGSIPQCLGEMSELWVLDLSNNSLSGTINTTFRIGSQLNTIKLDRNKLQGKVPPSLINCTDLELLDLGNNELIDTFPKWLGALPSLKVLILRTNKLQGPVKDSRNEKLFAQLRVIDLSSNGFSGNLPLNLFENFEAMKLIDEKNGTPRYVGDRNIYYECSLMITTKGLYLEFVRVLTTNIVINLSRNKFEGHIPSIIGNFFGLRTLNLSNNGLEGVIPTSLQHLSVLESLDLSFNKIDGEIPQQLASLTSLEVLNLSNNHLVGCIPKGNQFATFENSSYQGNDGLRGFPLSKSCGVDDEVPHGTTLVELDQGEEGDSPMISWQAVLMGYGCGLIIGLSVIYIMLSTQNPAWFSRMVEELEHKIISRMKKHKKRY